A DNA window from Akkermansiaceae bacterium contains the following coding sequences:
- a CDS encoding paraquat-inducible protein A, which produces MKRKLVISMRPWPKPKGGPHRVVCHFCDTLHESVPVPEGTAARCVRCDALLYQNRCASLVRATSFSLTALVLMIIVHTFPFMSMDAGGMRTTLTPMGAASALINDGSPIVGCAVALFTMLTPLVMSGGLIYVCGPLLWGKAAPGAMRVARWLTLTEPWNMIEVFLLGVLVSLMKLGKMADLHFGVGFWAFACLMVAMAAAVAGIDREELWDRLEVARE; this is translated from the coding sequence GTGAAGCGGAAACTCGTCATCTCCATGCGGCCGTGGCCGAAGCCGAAGGGCGGGCCGCACCGGGTCGTATGCCATTTCTGCGATACCCTGCACGAGTCCGTGCCGGTGCCGGAGGGCACTGCGGCGCGCTGCGTGAGGTGTGACGCCCTGCTCTACCAGAACCGCTGCGCCTCGCTGGTGCGGGCCACTTCCTTTTCCCTTACCGCGCTGGTGCTGATGATCATCGTCCATACCTTCCCGTTCATGAGCATGGATGCGGGGGGCATGCGGACCACGCTGACGCCCATGGGTGCGGCCTCCGCGCTGATCAATGATGGCAGCCCCATCGTCGGCTGCGCCGTGGCGTTGTTCACCATGCTCACCCCGCTGGTCATGTCCGGCGGGCTGATCTATGTCTGCGGCCCCCTGCTGTGGGGGAAGGCCGCTCCGGGTGCCATGCGCGTCGCCCGCTGGCTCACGCTCACCGAGCCATGGAACATGATCGAGGTGTTCCTGCTTGGTGTCCTGGTCAGCCTCATGAAGCTGGGGAAAATGGCGGACCTCCACTTCGGCGTTGGCTTCTGGGCCTTCGCCTGCCTGATGGTGGCGATGGCCGCCGCCGTCGCGGGGATCGACCGCGAGGAACTTTGGGACCGCCTGGAGGTGGCGCGGGAATGA
- a CDS encoding paraquat-inducible protein A yields the protein MSHPPRGGPLGLAGCHACGKVSPESLGRCPRCGTHLHIRKPNSIQRTVALLIAATVLYIPAMVLPIMTVLEFGGTANKTIIVGMMEFWQSGAYPIAIVIFTASILIPLLKIVALVWLCAAATGKVDPSPKILGKVYWLTELLGRWSMVDIFVVAILVAMVQLGAYMRVLPGPGAVAFGGVVVLTMFAAMNFDPRLLWDRLESMEPPPEKEESP from the coding sequence ATGAGCCATCCGCCCCGTGGAGGCCCGCTGGGGCTGGCAGGCTGCCATGCCTGCGGAAAGGTGTCGCCGGAGAGCCTCGGCAGATGCCCCCGCTGCGGCACCCACCTGCACATCCGGAAGCCGAACAGCATCCAGCGCACCGTCGCCCTGCTCATCGCCGCGACCGTGCTCTACATCCCGGCCATGGTCCTGCCCATCATGACGGTGCTGGAGTTCGGTGGCACCGCGAACAAGACCATCATCGTCGGCATGATGGAGTTCTGGCAGAGCGGCGCGTATCCCATCGCCATCGTCATTTTCACCGCCTCCATCCTCATCCCGTTGCTGAAGATCGTCGCGCTGGTCTGGCTGTGCGCGGCGGCTACGGGCAAGGTCGATCCCTCACCGAAGATCCTGGGGAAGGTCTATTGGCTGACGGAACTGCTCGGCCGCTGGTCGATGGTGGATATCTTCGTCGTGGCGATTCTGGTGGCCATGGTCCAGCTCGGCGCCTATATGCGGGTGCTTCCCGGGCCGGGAGCCGTGGCCTTCGGCGGGGTGGTCGTCCTGACGATGTTCGCCGCCATGAACTTCGATCCACGTTTGCTTTGGGACCGGCTTGAGAGTATGGAACCCCCTCCCGAGAAAGAAGAATCACCGTGA
- the pqiB gene encoding intermembrane transport protein PqiB produces the protein MSDTETPPAATPQFKAAQRWNVVWVVPILALLIGGWLVYRSITSKGPEIRISFETADGIVSGKTEVRCRSVRVGYVTDVELSKDLKSVSIAVRMDPEASHLLQQGTNFWVVRPRVSATDISGLGTLLTGAYIELDPGPRGGDDKVRDFVGKERPPATSLSVPGRRLKLKAEEAGSLVQGSPIYYRGFEVGRIESRELAKDGKSLEYDAFIRQDWGWLITQNTRFWNTSGIDVTADADGVKLRTPSFQAMVSGGVEFGVPEGIENGEPVADGSTFDLFKSYDAAVNSTFAPVVQFLLLFDQSVRGLAKGAPVEFRGIQIGRVAGISLDYNPVREDRRIPVLIEIDPALLRAETRERLKDPEFQFMANAVGRGMRASLKTGSLLTGAKFVDLDYHTDPAYAEISMTGEYKTLPTVSSGFDQLEVKVNAFLDKVAALPLDETIAKINALADESTKTAADASATLKEIETTAASLRKTLDDPAFRELPADLKQTLASLEKSISSVGPDGAIQGDLLRTLDELRATLRSLTSTSTTIGEKPSSLLWGKDSSGNPKPKAPRGR, from the coding sequence GTGAGCGATACCGAAACACCTCCCGCAGCAACCCCGCAGTTCAAAGCCGCGCAACGGTGGAACGTCGTGTGGGTGGTGCCCATCCTCGCCCTCCTCATCGGCGGCTGGCTGGTCTATCGCAGCATCACCTCGAAGGGGCCGGAGATCCGCATTTCCTTTGAGACCGCCGACGGCATCGTCTCCGGAAAGACGGAGGTCCGCTGCCGTTCCGTCCGGGTGGGCTACGTCACGGATGTGGAACTTTCCAAGGATCTGAAATCCGTCTCCATCGCCGTGCGGATGGACCCGGAGGCATCCCACCTCCTCCAGCAGGGCACCAACTTCTGGGTGGTGAGGCCCCGTGTCTCCGCCACGGACATTTCCGGCCTGGGCACCCTGCTGACCGGTGCCTACATCGAACTGGATCCCGGCCCGAGGGGTGGGGATGACAAGGTCAGGGACTTCGTCGGCAAGGAACGCCCCCCCGCCACCAGCCTGAGCGTCCCCGGACGGCGGCTGAAGCTGAAGGCGGAGGAGGCCGGATCTCTGGTGCAGGGATCCCCCATCTACTACCGTGGATTCGAGGTCGGACGCATCGAGAGCCGCGAGCTCGCGAAGGATGGCAAGAGCCTGGAATACGATGCCTTCATCCGCCAGGACTGGGGATGGCTCATCACGCAGAACACCCGTTTCTGGAACACCAGCGGCATCGACGTCACGGCGGATGCGGACGGGGTCAAGCTGCGCACGCCTTCCTTCCAGGCGATGGTTTCCGGCGGCGTGGAGTTCGGCGTGCCGGAGGGTATCGAGAACGGTGAGCCTGTCGCCGACGGTTCCACCTTCGACCTGTTCAAAAGTTATGACGCGGCGGTGAACTCCACCTTCGCCCCCGTCGTGCAGTTCCTGCTGCTGTTCGACCAGTCCGTGCGCGGGCTGGCGAAAGGCGCGCCCGTGGAGTTCCGCGGCATCCAGATCGGTAGGGTCGCGGGCATTTCCCTGGATTATAACCCCGTGCGGGAGGACCGCCGCATTCCCGTGCTGATCGAGATCGATCCCGCGCTGCTCCGCGCGGAGACCCGGGAAAGGCTGAAGGATCCCGAGTTCCAGTTCATGGCTAATGCCGTCGGCCGCGGCATGCGTGCCTCCCTGAAGACGGGAAGCCTCCTCACCGGCGCGAAGTTCGTCGATCTGGACTACCACACGGACCCCGCCTACGCGGAAATCTCGATGACCGGCGAGTACAAGACCCTGCCGACGGTTTCCTCCGGTTTCGACCAGTTGGAAGTGAAGGTCAACGCCTTCCTCGACAAGGTCGCCGCCTTGCCGCTGGACGAGACCATCGCGAAGATCAACGCGCTGGCGGACGAGTCCACGAAGACGGCGGCGGATGCCAGCGCCACGCTCAAGGAGATCGAGACCACCGCGGCATCGCTCCGCAAGACGCTGGACGATCCTGCGTTCAGGGAGCTGCCGGCGGATCTGAAACAGACGCTCGCTTCCTTGGAAAAATCGATCTCCAGCGTCGGCCCGGATGGAGCGATCCAAGGGGATCTGTTGCGCACGCTGGATGAACTGCGTGCCACCCTGCGCTCCCTGACGTCCACCTCCACCACCATCGGTGAAAAGCCCAGCTCGCTGCTGTGGGGCAAAGATTCCTCCGGGAACCCGAAGCCAAAGGCACCTCGCGGAAGGTGA
- the hemW gene encoding radical SAM family heme chaperone HemW: MLLYAHIPFCHRVCPYCSFYKHTPGDTPIGAFVDALAAEARHRLRGLQEKPRTIYLGGGTPSMLSPSHLRRMFSALHEHLDFSTLDEVTLEANPATFDLKKAVLFRELGVTRVSLGIQSFTPHVLEILGREHSVEQASEAVGILRAAGMPSVNIDLMFSIPGQSKDDWGQTLRHAISLEPDHISAYNLTYEEDTAFFDSLRRGDMKEDEDQDAEYFHLADALLTDAGFDHYETSNYAKPGHHSSHNRGYWMGEDYLGLGPSSVSTISGQRHRNLPDTNGYIRQVESLGHAIHESEALDAEATRLERIALGLRTKEGIPLDLLDDDGKRHAEFLTDEGLAAVSGGRLVLVHRGRALVDPIAAELV, encoded by the coding sequence CTGCTCCTCTACGCACACATTCCGTTCTGCCACCGGGTCTGTCCCTACTGCTCGTTCTACAAGCACACGCCGGGGGACACGCCCATCGGCGCGTTCGTGGACGCGCTGGCGGCGGAGGCACGCCACCGGCTGCGCGGGCTGCAGGAAAAACCACGCACCATCTACCTGGGTGGCGGGACGCCCAGCATGCTCTCCCCCTCCCACCTGCGGAGGATGTTCTCCGCGCTCCACGAGCACCTTGATTTCTCCACGCTGGACGAGGTGACGCTGGAGGCGAATCCAGCCACCTTTGACCTGAAGAAAGCCGTGCTTTTCCGCGAGCTGGGCGTCACCCGCGTGTCGCTGGGCATCCAGTCATTCACCCCCCATGTGCTGGAGATCCTGGGACGGGAGCATTCCGTGGAACAGGCGAGCGAAGCGGTGGGCATCCTGCGCGCGGCGGGCATGCCGTCGGTGAACATCGACCTGATGTTCTCCATCCCGGGACAATCGAAGGACGACTGGGGACAGACGCTGCGGCATGCCATCTCCCTGGAGCCGGACCACATCTCCGCCTACAACCTGACCTATGAGGAGGACACCGCCTTCTTCGACTCCCTGCGGCGCGGGGACATGAAGGAGGACGAGGACCAGGACGCGGAGTATTTCCATCTGGCGGACGCTCTGCTCACCGACGCCGGGTTCGACCACTACGAAACCTCCAACTACGCGAAGCCCGGCCACCACTCCTCCCACAACCGCGGCTACTGGATGGGCGAGGACTATCTGGGGCTGGGACCATCCTCCGTTTCCACGATTTCCGGCCAAAGACACCGGAACCTGCCGGACACCAACGGCTACATCCGCCAGGTGGAGTCACTGGGCCACGCCATCCATGAGTCCGAGGCACTGGACGCGGAGGCCACGCGGCTGGAGCGGATCGCGCTGGGCCTGCGGACGAAGGAAGGCATCCCGCTGGATCTGCTGGATGACGACGGGAAACGCCACGCGGAATTCCTCACGGACGAGGGGCTGGCGGCGGTGAGCGGCGGACGTCTGGTGCTGGTCCACCGCGGACGGGCGCTGGTCGATCCCATCGCCGCGGAGCTGGTGTGA
- the panB gene encoding 3-methyl-2-oxobutanoate hydroxymethyltransferase has product MTDISKSATLRLRKNGRPISALTAYDYPTARLLDEAGVDLLLVGDSLGMVVLGFPDTTHVTMEHMLHHTAAVARAKPKALLLADLPIHSYDTPEQAVENAQRLAAEGADAVKLEGGVHQAAIIRAIVDAGIPVIGHLGMLPQRVVEEGGYRKKGKTPEQAEELLRGAQAIVDAGVSAIVLESVVPKTAKLLTDSISVPTIGIGCGDGNCDGEVAVVTDLIGSFPWFVPPFARPETDVAPLIRQAAEKYVARVSES; this is encoded by the coding sequence GTGACCGACATCAGCAAATCCGCCACCCTCCGCCTCCGGAAAAACGGCCGCCCCATTTCGGCCCTCACGGCTTACGACTATCCGACCGCACGCCTGCTGGATGAAGCGGGCGTGGACCTGCTGCTGGTGGGGGACTCCCTCGGCATGGTGGTGCTGGGCTTTCCTGACACCACCCACGTGACGATGGAGCACATGCTCCACCACACCGCCGCCGTGGCCCGTGCGAAACCGAAGGCCCTGCTGCTGGCGGACCTGCCCATCCATTCCTACGACACGCCGGAACAGGCGGTGGAGAACGCGCAACGCCTGGCCGCAGAGGGCGCGGACGCGGTGAAGCTGGAAGGCGGCGTCCACCAGGCCGCGATCATCCGCGCGATCGTGGACGCGGGCATCCCCGTCATCGGCCACCTGGGCATGCTGCCCCAGCGCGTGGTGGAGGAAGGCGGCTACCGCAAGAAGGGCAAGACCCCGGAACAGGCGGAGGAACTGCTGCGCGGCGCGCAAGCCATCGTGGACGCCGGCGTTTCCGCGATCGTCCTGGAATCCGTGGTGCCGAAAACGGCGAAACTGCTGACCGACTCCATTTCCGTGCCCACCATCGGGATCGGCTGCGGTGACGGCAACTGCGACGGTGAGGTGGCCGTGGTCACGGATCTCATCGGCTCCTTCCCATGGTTCGTCCCGCCCTTCGCCCGCCCGGAGACGGACGTCGCCCCGCTCATCCGCCAGGCGGCGGAGAAGTATGTGGCGCGGGTTTCGGAAAGTTGA
- a CDS encoding choice-of-anchor E domain-containing protein, which translates to MKHTIGRIAAICAVLSSLPAMSVAQTSISHTDSYGPTSTGYTNHSETFTLPGFDPAWGTLESVTVSYHGQVLNSVAFENLGNTNHTPTGYVFNLEAGHGIGLLALGLDPGSISPFAPGTFELDASVWGNSSNFIASSTFLQEVHEITSPNSFDGIRDFGGTSGFTYAYGTILDVEQSVTFTDSSSLALFMGSTVTLHDFQGSGFEMRAYGGNNDFIMVTDKKGEVTVTYNFAAVPEPAAAMLGALGILLLGFRRRH; encoded by the coding sequence ATGAAACACACCATAGGCCGTATTGCGGCCATTTGTGCCGTGCTGTCATCGTTGCCAGCAATGAGCGTCGCCCAGACCAGCATCAGCCATACGGACTCATATGGTCCCACGAGCACGGGTTACACCAATCACTCGGAAACATTCACCCTTCCGGGCTTCGATCCGGCATGGGGGACACTGGAATCCGTCACCGTCTCCTATCATGGACAAGTGCTCAACAGCGTCGCGTTCGAGAACCTGGGAAATACCAATCACACTCCCACGGGATACGTGTTCAACCTGGAAGCAGGCCATGGCATCGGGCTTCTCGCGCTGGGGCTGGATCCCGGCAGCATCTCACCTTTCGCACCCGGCACCTTCGAGCTGGATGCATCCGTATGGGGGAACAGCTCCAATTTCATCGCCTCATCGACCTTCCTCCAGGAGGTGCATGAAATCACATCCCCCAACTCGTTTGACGGCATCCGTGACTTCGGTGGCACCTCCGGCTTTACCTACGCTTATGGGACGATCCTGGATGTGGAACAATCCGTCACCTTCACCGATTCCTCATCCCTGGCCCTCTTCATGGGTTCCACCGTCACTCTCCACGACTTCCAGGGCAGCGGATTCGAAATGCGCGCCTACGGTGGGAACAACGATTTCATCATGGTCACCGACAAGAAAGGTGAGGTGACGGTGACCTACAACTTCGCCGCCGTACCGGAACCGGCGGCTGCGATGCTTGGTGCCTTGGGCATCCTGCTGCTGGGCTTCCGCCGGCGCCACTGA
- a CDS encoding class I mannose-6-phosphate isomerase: MEPIRFAPLYMKRVWGGRELERVYGRTLPDADQPYGESWEIVDRPGEQSVVDGGKFDGRTLHELWTNHREELFGTALPDSERFPILIKILDARDDLSIQVHPPLHLAEQLGGEPKTEMWYIADRTPGAKLYVGLKSGVTRTDFERAVADGTVADLVHSVSPSPGDSIFIPSGRLHAIGAGFLIHEIQQNSDTTYRVFDWNRLGLDGKPRDLHVEQSLASIDFGDFEPTMDTPDGGVLASCPFFRTDLVSAAAGSTIGHADPSRFVILSVVEGSVESTSGRSFPKGSFFLLPQGAPPLTATNGASVLRITIP, translated from the coding sequence ATGGAACCCATCCGTTTTGCCCCCCTTTACATGAAGCGCGTCTGGGGTGGCAGGGAACTGGAACGCGTCTATGGCCGCACCCTGCCCGACGCGGACCAACCCTACGGCGAGTCCTGGGAAATCGTTGATCGTCCGGGGGAGCAATCCGTCGTGGACGGCGGGAAATTCGATGGACGGACACTTCATGAGCTGTGGACCAACCACCGCGAAGAACTGTTCGGCACAGCTCTCCCGGATTCCGAACGTTTCCCCATCCTCATCAAGATCCTCGACGCGCGGGACGATCTTTCCATCCAGGTCCATCCACCGCTGCACCTCGCGGAGCAGCTCGGTGGAGAGCCGAAGACGGAGATGTGGTACATCGCGGACCGCACTCCGGGAGCGAAGCTTTACGTGGGATTGAAAAGCGGCGTCACCCGCACCGACTTCGAGCGAGCCGTGGCGGATGGCACGGTGGCGGACTTGGTCCACTCCGTGTCCCCCTCCCCGGGCGACTCCATTTTCATCCCCTCCGGCCGTCTGCACGCCATTGGCGCGGGTTTCCTGATCCATGAGATCCAGCAGAACTCCGACACCACCTACCGGGTGTTCGACTGGAACCGCCTGGGCCTGGATGGCAAGCCGCGCGACCTCCATGTGGAGCAATCGCTCGCCAGCATCGACTTCGGTGACTTCGAGCCAACGATGGATACTCCGGATGGCGGAGTCCTCGCTTCCTGCCCGTTTTTCAGAACCGACCTCGTCTCCGCCGCTGCGGGTTCCACCATCGGCCATGCGGATCCCTCCCGCTTCGTAATCCTTTCCGTCGTGGAAGGCAGCGTGGAATCCACTTCAGGCCGCTCCTTTCCGAAAGGCAGCTTCTTCCTTCTGCCACAGGGAGCACCTCCACTCACCGCAACCAACGGGGCCTCCGTGCTGCGGATCACGATCCCCTGA
- a CDS encoding translocation/assembly module TamB domain-containing protein, with the protein MADKQENDEAVERPKRRRWPRILLGLVVLLVAAVFWLNGPGIRWLGPKVARHFMEKAGMTGGFRLEGSITGGLSIADVDIAGAEGVVKKITLARATPEYEFMRLIKGEVRGLTVRDLHAEIRTGIEKEKIEEDKPLDLPGLIRTIRETRAKVIPLNIDLQRISLATERDGKPEFTLEPTDIIHTPGSDTINLRIGKMTAPQDLTLPAQESALVWTPEQLSLEKLDPYPGIGIRDLAVDLPEEGDPAARARLLVDEAVFDLETGPGFSAATLALTSGALQVEKTAASFGVEIPAKARLTSFSLNVDGVLPDPLAATGHAQVGFEDVAYEDWVASEVAIGATLEAEKAGLAVTVQALGTPVELKADAPLSRMNGKFLLGETTGTLGVVDVPALLEELSKRYPAIKVDEPVPESSLEGNFKIAFDALNKPMAAEAALLLKPVDETEATPVRVTGNWAPDAPVSGTVDLDGLKAAGRYEIESKKYNATLDLENFTNARIDRWLAIGGVKLGGRAGASATWAGGGDLAAGTHRGELIIGAAEWLQPEQPPVNAKGSVSYEWPGKVDLSALEVKTQEQTILLNAGLGDGLLELKSFKWTDGVTEMAEGSAKLPVPEDFSKWKDTLANDKRPVDVSIESKVLSLAALKPWLPQAAQLDGKSTGQVKVKIAGSYGSPQVDLALELLNLRTPENPKVPPADVKLTIKGNEGRMELDGTVTTPDYNPVVIKAAMPFKPAEWAENPERIKDEPVEARLDLPRLDLSRFASLVPALKQLTGVLTGNVVVAGQVGKPEIRGSVNLANGSVILAEGDFPPITGVAADVDMTLQQVSVKTLRATVAGGSVQAGGTLALQDGKPGNIDFRLNASHLPLVRNDMMIVRASADLRLQGPFEKAALTGNVGIVDSLFYRDIELLPIGTTSRGVDAASLPKIDAAKASPAAGVPAPFGDWTLNVTVRTNDPFLIRGNLGTGEVGVDIKVGGTVAVPAPDGAVRIRDGVAVLPFSTLKVPRGVVRFTPETGLDPILEIRGFAEPRPYRVDVYVHGRASDPQLVLTSNPPLPEHEIMTLLATGTTSAGLENTQAASSRALQLLFEEMRRGRLPFARQLRPVMKVLDRVDFNLAESDPYDGDSFSTATIALTDRWFISAGMGESGDTRFLGIWRLSFR; encoded by the coding sequence TTGGCGGATAAGCAAGAGAACGATGAGGCCGTGGAGCGTCCCAAGCGGAGGCGTTGGCCGCGCATCCTGCTGGGGTTGGTGGTTCTCCTCGTAGCGGCGGTGTTCTGGCTGAATGGCCCGGGAATCCGTTGGCTGGGTCCGAAGGTGGCCCGCCACTTCATGGAGAAAGCGGGCATGACCGGCGGCTTCCGGCTGGAAGGCAGCATCACCGGCGGACTTTCCATCGCGGATGTGGACATCGCGGGGGCGGAGGGTGTCGTCAAAAAGATCACGCTCGCCCGCGCCACGCCGGAGTATGAATTCATGCGCCTCATCAAGGGAGAGGTGCGTGGCCTTACGGTCCGGGACCTCCATGCGGAGATCCGGACGGGGATCGAAAAGGAGAAGATCGAGGAGGACAAGCCGCTGGACCTGCCCGGACTGATCCGGACCATCCGCGAGACGCGGGCGAAGGTCATCCCGCTGAACATCGACCTCCAGCGCATCAGCCTGGCCACCGAGCGGGATGGAAAGCCGGAGTTCACCCTGGAACCCACGGATATCATCCACACGCCCGGCAGTGACACCATCAACCTCAGGATCGGCAAGATGACCGCTCCGCAGGATCTCACCCTGCCCGCGCAGGAGTCCGCGCTGGTGTGGACACCAGAGCAACTTTCGCTGGAGAAGCTGGATCCCTATCCGGGCATCGGCATCCGGGATCTGGCGGTGGACCTGCCGGAGGAGGGGGACCCCGCCGCCCGTGCACGGCTGCTGGTGGATGAGGCGGTGTTCGACCTGGAAACCGGCCCGGGTTTCTCCGCCGCCACGCTTGCCCTGACTTCCGGAGCATTGCAGGTGGAAAAGACGGCGGCCTCATTCGGCGTGGAGATCCCGGCAAAGGCGCGGCTCACCTCCTTCTCGCTGAATGTCGATGGCGTCCTTCCGGATCCGCTGGCGGCGACCGGCCACGCGCAGGTTGGTTTCGAGGATGTCGCCTATGAAGATTGGGTCGCTTCGGAAGTCGCCATCGGCGCGACGCTGGAGGCTGAGAAAGCCGGTCTGGCCGTGACCGTCCAGGCGCTGGGCACTCCGGTGGAGCTGAAGGCGGACGCACCGCTTTCCCGGATGAACGGGAAATTCCTTCTCGGCGAAACCACCGGGACACTCGGCGTCGTGGATGTCCCCGCACTGTTGGAGGAACTTTCGAAACGCTACCCGGCCATCAAGGTGGACGAGCCGGTTCCGGAGTCGTCGCTGGAGGGGAACTTCAAGATCGCGTTCGACGCCCTGAACAAACCGATGGCGGCGGAGGCTGCGTTGCTCCTGAAACCGGTGGATGAAACGGAAGCCACCCCGGTGAGGGTCACCGGGAACTGGGCACCGGATGCCCCGGTATCCGGCACGGTGGATCTCGACGGCCTGAAGGCCGCGGGCCGCTATGAGATCGAGTCGAAGAAATACAACGCCACGCTCGATCTGGAGAACTTCACCAACGCACGCATCGACCGCTGGCTGGCCATCGGCGGCGTGAAGCTGGGCGGACGTGCGGGTGCGAGCGCCACCTGGGCTGGCGGCGGGGATCTGGCGGCGGGGACGCACCGTGGGGAATTGATCATCGGTGCGGCGGAGTGGCTGCAGCCGGAGCAGCCTCCGGTGAATGCGAAGGGCTCCGTTTCCTACGAATGGCCCGGAAAGGTGGACCTGTCCGCGCTGGAGGTGAAGACGCAGGAGCAGACCATCCTGCTCAACGCGGGCCTGGGCGACGGCCTGCTGGAACTGAAATCGTTCAAATGGACGGACGGTGTCACGGAGATGGCGGAAGGCTCCGCCAAGCTCCCGGTGCCGGAGGATTTCTCGAAATGGAAGGACACCCTGGCGAATGACAAACGCCCGGTCGATGTCTCCATCGAGTCGAAGGTGCTGTCCCTGGCGGCCCTCAAGCCCTGGCTGCCACAGGCGGCGCAGCTCGACGGGAAATCGACCGGCCAGGTGAAGGTGAAGATCGCCGGCAGCTATGGCTCCCCGCAGGTGGATCTCGCCCTGGAACTCCTCAACCTGCGCACGCCGGAAAACCCGAAGGTCCCGCCGGCGGATGTGAAGCTCACCATCAAGGGTAACGAGGGGCGGATGGAGCTGGACGGAACGGTGACCACGCCGGATTACAACCCTGTGGTGATCAAGGCCGCCATGCCGTTCAAGCCTGCCGAGTGGGCGGAGAATCCGGAGCGGATCAAGGATGAGCCGGTGGAAGCCCGGCTCGACCTGCCGCGGCTGGATCTTTCCCGTTTCGCCTCGCTGGTGCCCGCCCTGAAGCAGCTCACCGGAGTGCTCACGGGAAATGTGGTGGTGGCCGGGCAGGTGGGAAAACCGGAGATCCGGGGCAGCGTGAACCTCGCCAACGGCAGCGTGATCCTGGCGGAGGGCGACTTCCCCCCCATCACCGGTGTGGCGGCGGATGTGGACATGACGCTGCAACAGGTGTCCGTGAAGACCCTGCGGGCGACCGTTGCCGGGGGATCTGTCCAGGCGGGTGGCACGCTGGCGTTGCAGGACGGGAAGCCGGGCAACATCGACTTCCGTCTGAATGCCAGCCATCTGCCGCTGGTGCGGAATGACATGATGATCGTCCGCGCAAGCGCGGATCTCCGCCTGCAGGGACCATTCGAGAAAGCCGCGCTCACCGGCAACGTGGGCATCGTTGACAGCCTGTTCTACCGGGACATCGAGCTGCTGCCCATCGGCACCACCTCGCGCGGTGTCGATGCGGCGTCGCTGCCGAAGATCGATGCCGCGAAGGCGAGTCCCGCTGCGGGTGTGCCCGCACCATTCGGAGACTGGACGCTGAATGTGACGGTGAGAACGAACGATCCGTTCCTGATCCGGGGGAACCTGGGCACGGGAGAGGTTGGGGTCGATATCAAGGTCGGCGGCACGGTGGCGGTACCCGCGCCGGATGGTGCGGTGAGGATCCGTGATGGGGTGGCGGTGCTGCCTTTCAGCACGCTGAAGGTGCCCAGGGGTGTCGTCCGCTTCACGCCGGAGACCGGCCTTGATCCTATCCTTGAGATCCGGGGGTTCGCGGAACCACGGCCCTACCGGGTGGACGTCTATGTGCATGGCCGGGCGTCTGACCCGCAGCTCGTCCTCACGTCGAATCCACCGCTGCCGGAGCATGAGATCATGACGCTGCTGGCAACGGGAACCACCTCCGCCGGGCTGGAGAACACGCAGGCCGCCTCCTCCCGGGCGTTGCAACTCCTGTTCGAGGAAATGCGGCGCGGCCGCCTGCCATTCGCCCGCCAGCTCAGACCGGTGATGAAGGTTCTGGACCGGGTGGATTTCAACCTGGCCGAGTCGGATCCCTATGACGGTGATTCGTTCAGCACGGCGACCATTGCCCTGACGGACCGCTGGTTCATCTCCGCCGGCATGGGGGAGAGCGGGGACACCCGCTTTCTGGGAATCTGGAGACTTTCTTTCCGCTGA